Within Lolium rigidum isolate FL_2022 chromosome 5, APGP_CSIRO_Lrig_0.1, whole genome shotgun sequence, the genomic segment GGTTTCGGCTTCTTAACTAGTATGGTTGTTCCTGTTAGTTCCCACTTCACCTCCAGCGACTTTTTATTTGGAGGTACAGTCTGTTTGATATGCAGTTCGATTAGGCCATTAATATGTGAAACTATGAAAACAAGGACAGTACATTTGATACTATTTCTGAGCAGTTTGAATGAATCATTAGCAACTAGACTTGCGAAATAGTTGAGTCTACTTGCTAGTACTAAGTTCTGTGATTTGCTTTATTTTTAAGCAAAAGGTTGAGGATGACCTTATAAGTTCTGTAAAGTTTTATCAGACCATTAGTAAGTGGTTGCGAAAACAAGGCAAAGTAACTTGCTAGTGCTACTAGTAATAGTAAGTTATACATATTCTACAAAGGACGAATACTGTTAATTTTGATTATAATTTACTCCATACAAGGTGATAATGCTATATAAAAAACAATACATGTAAAAAATACACAATTTGCCTTAAAATGACAAAAATGGACTATTGAAAGCAGTTGCAAACCTCATTCTGAAATAGAAAGTAACTACAACGAATGTTATGTATAGGCAAAATAGTTGCTCACCTCACTCGAGCATTTGCATGGATTCCAGCATCGGTCGACGCGATCTTTCATGACAGGTTTCCAAGATCTGGATTCTGCACTCTGCTGTGCGTCATTGTCCGGAAGCTTCACGTCCTCACCCACATCGCCGTAGCGGTCCCAGCAGTTGACGGGTCCTCTGCACTGCGGCATGCCATGCCGGGGCATTGGCACCACACGCAGGGCCATTGCACGCTCAATCTTGGTCAGCTCGGCCACGATGATCTCGTGGCGAAGGCGGTTCTTCTGGAGCTGCCACAGCAGCGCATCGCTCATTACCAGCATCGCGTCTCCTGCACAAGCATTGGCAATTGATTAAAGAAAGTATTCTACATCTTTTTTTTTATCAATCGTgctacctctttttttttcttggacTCGCACTAGGTGCGTGTCATTTTCATTAGAGTCTAGAAGCAGCAAATCGGTGGCAAAACAAAAAGAGAAGCAAGAAGCCTAAATACAAAGCAAAAGAACTGTACAGCAGATCAGGGGGCAGCCGCGGGCGTTCATCCATAGCTTGGCTAGCAATCATCCACTGCTACATTTGATTACATAATAATCTTACGGAAACCAGGCTGCTCCTGTTATGCTAGGATGAAGTAGGATGGACCTAAGCCCGTCAATCGATTTTTCCCCTTTTACATAACAGAAGAGATTCTTGTCCCGCCCCCTGCATCTGCAGATGCGCGCAACCCAACCAATCGAACATGAACAAGTTACTTTTTTTTACGAAAAGATGAACATCCTGTGCAGAATCTTGAATCTTCTGCCCCAAACAAATCAAGGTACACCTAATCTACTGCCACTACTATACAGGGAAGAATCTTTCCTCAACAGAACCGTGATTTTATTTTTCGATTGAGAAATTCAGGGAAGAAGAACCTGCCTCCAGAGCATAGAGCCCTCTttaaacaacaggtaaagatgctGGGGATCCGCAACCAGTTCAGAGCGAGGATCCATCTTTTATTCGGGGAAGGCGATGATGAGAGGTAAGGGTGTCACGGGCGGTACATACCGTGAGGCGGAGGTTCCGGGCAGCGGTGACTGTCGGCGGCGAAGTCCGTGGCTCGGCCGCGGCGGGAGAACTCCATCGGCTGGTTCCCAGGGGAGCAGAGCAGCGAGTGGAAGGAACTGGAGGCAGGAGTGAGTTGTTTGTTTCGGCGAGGAGAGCACGGGGACGCGCGAGAAAGAGACCGTTGCAAAAGCAGAATGTGGGAGGGGtggggcttttttttttttgataactgGGAGGGGTGGGGCTGGGGAGGAAACTTTGAGCACTCAGTGCGGACAAATGCTGAAATGGAGGCCGCTAATTACCAGGCTctaccagttttttttttttttggagcaaatgGTCGCTCTTCGTACCGGAAAGCTCTGGGCCATCCCATCTTCTAATCTCAGTAGGCATAGTTACCTGATTATCAGATGAACATGTTGTATCACAGAATAAAATAACAGTCGGCAGTTTGTCCTGAAACGACTTATATAAGATTCTCGCAATGCCACCATATGATTCGAATGTACATACATCATCATGCATTGCAATTTCCCCTAACAACCGTACACCTGGATACATTAACACATGCCATTTCTTTGCATTGAGCTTTGCTCGGGGCTTCCTCCGATACAATGATGTTCTAGCATTCTACCGCAAAAGTTCGATGCCTTCTGCTCCTCCATGTTCGGTGAAGGCTGTTCATTCTCCCTGTTGGAGCCGTCCGAAGGTAGTTCATTCTTGCTATTCGAGCCATCCGAAGGCAGTTCATCCAGGGCCTCCAGACAACCTGTTTTAGCGATATCGCTTTTGCTGAGTATCATCTGGGTCTTCCGTTGATGCTTTTTGCTTAAGCAGTGATTCTCAAATTGAGCTCTAGAGTTACATTTGGCATGGCATACAGCGCAATCCCATTCTGAAGATGGTATTTGGTCCTTCACAAGTTCTAGTGGATCTTGGCTGATTTTTTCATGAAGGGTCCAATCATTCATGAGACGGTGTCTCTCCTCTGTGAGGTGGCTCTCCAAGTCTAATTCGCAATTTGTTATCTCCACAGGTTGCGGCACACTATCCGGGTTCATGTTTGCTTTCTGTGGCTCAGAATTCATTGCATTGTTCTTGCTTTCTTCGAGTAGCGCTCGGATCTTCTTAATGTGCTTTTTACCATGCAGGTGGATCACCAGATCTAATTCACGGCCACACATAACTTGGCAAATGCTGCAACCTACTAAAGGTGGCTTCCCTGCATGCTCTGGCACATTGCTCTGATTCGATGTTGCTTCCTGTGACACAATGTTCTTGATCATATCGTTGTTACTGCCTTCTTTGCATGGGACTTTGATGTGGAGACTGCTCACTTTTGCAATATCGCCTTCACCGAGTGTCATATTTATTTTTTGCTGATGCTTTATGCCTGTGCAGTGATGCTCGAAATGGGCTTTAGAATTACATTTGACCTCACACATAGCGCAATCCCATTCTGAGGATGGAATTTGGTCCTTGGCAATTTCTGCTGGGTTGTTTTTATCTTGGTTGATTGTTTCGCGAAGGGCCCGATCGTTCATTGGTTGGAGTCTCTCATCTCTGAGGTCGGGGTGACCCTCCCAGTTTAATTGGCAATTCGTTTCCTCTACATGTTGTGGCACACTAGTTGGATTCACCTTTGTATTCTGTGACTCGGAATTCATTGCAATGTTCCTGCATTCTTTTACTATATCTTGGATTCTTTTACTCATCAGATGGATATCCAAATCTGATTCACAGTTACAGATGCCTTGGTAAGTGCTGCAACTCCATACTGACGGTGGCTTCTCTGCATGCTCTGGCACATTGCTCTGATGCGCTTTTGCTTCCCGTGACACAATGTTCTTCACCATATCGTTGTTACTTCCTTCTTTGCATGGGACTTCGATGTGAAGACTGCTCACTTTCGCAATATCATCTTCGCCGAGTATCACATTGATCTTCCGTTGATCTCTTCTATTTGTGCAGTGGTGCTCAAATTGAGCTTTGGAGTTACATTTGGCCTGGCAAGTAGCACAATCCCATTCTGATGATGGTATTCGGCCCTTGGCAATTTCTTGTGGATTGCTTTTCTCTTGCTTGGTTTTCTCGCCAAGAGCCTGAATATTCAGTTGGAGTCTCTCGTCTCTGAGGTGGCTCTCCAAGTCTAATTCGCAATTGGTTTTCTCCATATGTTGTGGCGCACTGTCCTGGTTTAAGTCTGTTTTGTGTGCCTCAGGGTCCATGGTTATGTTCTTGCTTTCCTCAAGTAGGACTCGAATCTTATTTAAGTGCCTTTTACCCTTCAGGTGGATCTCCAGATCTGATTCGCGGCCGCAGATAACTTGGCAAATGTCGCAAGCTACTAAAGGTGGCTTCTCTGCATGTTGTGACACATTGCTCTCGTGCGATTTTGCTTCATGCGGTGCAATGTTCTTCGCTACATCGTTGTTGCTGCCTTCTTGGCATAAGGCTGCAACGTTCTTGCTTTCCTCAAGTAGGACTCGAATCTTATTTAAGTGCCTTTTACCCTTCAGGTGGATCTCCAGATCTGATTCGCGGCCGCAGATAACTTGGCAAATGTCGCAAGCTACTAAAGGTGGCTTCTCTGCATGTTGTGACACATTGCTCTCGTGCGATTTTGCTTCATGCGGTGCAATGTTCTTCGCTACATCGTTGTTGCTGCCTTCTTGGCATAAGGCTGCAACGTTCTTGCTCTCTTCGAGTACGGCTCGAATCTTATTCAAGTGCCTTTTACCCTTCAGGTGGATCTGCAGATCTGATTCGCGGCCGCAGATAACTTGGCAAGTGCTGCAGCCTACCGAATGTGCCTTTTCTGCATGCTGTGGCACATTGCTCTTGTGCAATTTTGCTTCATCCGGTGCAATGTTCTTCACCATATCGTTGTTACTGCCTTCTTTGCATGAAGCTACGATGTTGTGCTGGTGTTCTGTGCCTTTGAGGTGTTCCTCTAAGTCTGATTGGCATAAACCGTTGGCCTGGCAGGTGCTGCAACTCCATCTTATTGAAGATGTTTTTATCTCATCTGTACCAGTAGAAGGTTTTGCTCCTTTTTTCGCCTTCTGACCACTGATGGCCTTAATTCTTGATTCCAATGTTGCTATATTTGACTGGTGCATCCTCCCAGCACAATGCTTCTGTACGACCTTCTCAATGTTTACCAGCACCTGGCACACGGTGCAACTCCATGTCATGGGTAGCTTCGGCTTCGGCTTCTTAACTGGTATGGTTATTCCTGTCAGTTCCCACTTCACCGCAGGCGATGTTTTACTTGGAGGAACAGTCTGTTTGATGTACAGTTTGATTAGGCTATTAGTATCTGAAATTCTGAGTGCAAGGGCAATAGGATTTATACTGATTTCCAGTTCATATACCATTAGCAAATAGACATTTGGAAACAATCCAAGTAAACTTGCCAGTGTTCTATTAATAACCTTTTTTTGAAGAAAAAGGTATGGCATGACTTTGTAAGTTCAATAGAATaagtgattttgaaaacaaggtgAGTACACTTGCTAGTACTAATACTAGTATATGCCATAAAGTCCTATCGTGAGACAGTAACAAAAATGGACCGATGGAAGCAGTTTCTAACCTCGTTTGTACAAAGTACACACAAATGTTATTGTGGTGAGGCAAAACAGATGACACATGGAAACAGTACAAAATGGACAAGCTGCTTACCTGAACGGGATCTTGCAGTTTCAGATCATCAAATGCTGAGCTATGTGGACCCGCATTACCACCACATTTGCAGGTGTTGCAGGATTTGttggcacgatcttccccgacagGCTTTGGAAATCTGGATTCCGCAGTCTGCCTGTCGTTGTTTGGTGGTAGCTTCACATCATTTTCCTCACTCACGTCGCCGTAGTGTTCCCAGCCGAAGACGGGTCCTCTGTGTTGCGGCATGCTGTCCCGGGGCATCGCCGTGGTGTGGTGACCGGACGCGGCGCGAAGTGCCACGGTGCGCTCTATCTTGGCGAGCTCGCTCAGGATGATCTCCTGACGAAGGCGGTCCTTGTGGAGCTGCCACAGCAGGGCGTCCCTCATCACCAGCATCGCGTCTCCTGCACCAGCATTGTGCAATTAATCAGGTAAGAACCAGGATTCTACATCATGGTGCTTGTTTTCTGCGAACAAATGCTCAACATCTAATTAGAGCCTAAGCCCGTCAATCAAACATGGACAGgtctttttttgtgtgtttgatgcgaGGACAAACAAGTTGGCAGTATCATTTAATCTTCTGCTCCCAAGCAAATCGAACCACAGCTAGTCTAGTTCTACCAGTTCTGTAAGGCGCGGATTAGGTAGAAAAGCctcttttcgcaaaaaaaaaagaaaaaagaaaggtaGAACAGTCCCAGTAGCATCGTTTGTCAGTGAGCCTTCCGTGCTGAACCTTTTCTTCCTCAACAAAGAAGAAACAGGCAAGAAAGAAGCTGCATCCGAAATCTCGAACCCTCTGGAAACAAGAGGTACAGATACTAGGATCTTTCGCATACAATCGCAGGCAGAGACGAGAGACGGCGGGAGATTCCATCTGTGTTGTTTCGAGCGGCACGTACCGTGCGGCGGAGGGTCGGGGCAGCGGTGGCCGTCGGCGACACCGTCGGTGGCTGGGCCGCGGCGGGAGAACTCCATCGGCCGGTTCTCCGGAGGGCGGGGAGCAGAGCAGCGAGAGGAGCTGGGGGCCGGGCGGCGGTTGGTGGTAGTTTCGGCGGGCAGGGGAGCACGGGGACCCGTGAGAAACAAGGGGCGCTGCAAAAGCTCGACGTGGGGCATACACTTTGAGCGGTGGATGACTCGATGTGGGGAACTGGGGCTTCCCGGTGATGGGGCGGCCTGCCTTGTGAGCGTCCCTCGAAACGGCCCCTAAACACCGTCAGATTGAACGCTTGGAACGTCTCCGCTTAtggcatcttcagcggcgcgtGACGAACTTTAGCGTTCGGAAATGCccacgcgtccgtttgcatcggtcgaaatagtcgaaatcgaccgcgcgtcaccGGTGGGATGGGCATCCGGCgatagctgagccgccagccgcctggCATGTGCACGTCCCTCCAGGTGTCGCACAGCGTCCAGTGCGCGTGCATCATCCTCCCGATGCTGACGGACAGCGGCATCCTGCCAGGCTGCTCCTCCTTCTTcgtgccgctgccggacgcctcgaattcgttcttcttcttccccatggcgctgtgacggtggtggtgcgagtggaggtgtgggggaTGGAGGAACGGGGCCGGTGGATTTttaaggccggccgcgcgcgggatactaTGCCATTAAAGGCGGCGCAAAattccagccgccgcccgccagtgcgcacgCAGAACatgcagccgcgccattgatggcgaaggctgcggcgtagacgcggaagcgctgaccgcggaagcgatgccctcgatacaggctcgctgccaggcgggcccggtagagacgcgagcggacactttgcgtcgCAGCGCACGCCCCGGTCACgatgcgtcgcgccgttggaggtggtgccagacgcatttttcgcccgacggacgcaaacggtcgctcagcgtccgtttgcgtccgccgtgaccggaaatgcgtctgggccctgctccagcggggcgacgcaaagtgaccggcccgtccgcggcgacgcaaacctggcccaaatatgcgccaggtttgcgtctctgtggACGTTGCGCGGTCGCGGAAAGTGTCCACGTTCGGTGCATCCGGGCCGGTCGGCAGTGACTACGTAAGCTAAACttgttcattactattgattggccaaaaggaccatctttacagagatggttagtcgagttaacctaaaactacaatggccgtacctactcgccctcccgcggcctacaccggcctcggttactcgcattTGCGcagcctactactggccgccggaggggccggaTTGGTCACCCCCtcccgcctgcggcgttcgagggcctcggccagagaggagtcccacatGACTGTCCTCGccatagccgccgcctcctcgtttGCCACCACCGCCAGGGCCGCCAAAGCcagggccgccgcctcctccaccgccgcctgggccaccgccgtcgcctcctcgttcgcctgggccgccgcctgcaACCCCGTCAGCTGGGCGAGGAAGCGGGCCCTATCTCAAGCCGCCTCcaccaccgcttcgtccctggcggcgatgccgcccgccagctcccggttctcctgctcgacccgcgagggagaagggcccctccgctggagcgaatccaggtcggagcacatgtacccccgagccatggacaccgcatagctgtgggcttcctcctccgctgcccgagCGTGACGGCGCAGGGCGTCTCCAGCTagggtctcgaaggacgcgacCAGAATCAACTGGTCGCCACCGCAGTCGAAGCGGCGGGGCACGGGGCCGTcatcgtccgcgatgtcgtggatgacggcgtccgctggtggggccgccggaggggccaCCATCgcagcccgcgcctccgcgagctccgccctggcgtcggcgagctcggccatggcgttggcgatctccgccctggtcgccgcgaagcgcccttccgcgcgctctgccgcctccgcctccgccgcctccaggtccagctgctcggcCTGAACGCCGGTGGGGActacctcctcgtcctcctccggctg encodes:
- the LOC124655097 gene encoding uncharacterized protein LOC124655097; this encodes MEFSRRGPATDGVADGHRCPDPPPHGDAMLVMRDALLWQLHKDRLRQEIILSELAKIERTVALRAASGHHTTAMPRDSMPQHRGPVFGWEHYGDVSEENDVKLPPNNDRQTAESRFPKPVGEDRANKSCNTCKCGGNAGPHSSAFDDLKLQDPVQTVPPSKTSPAVKWELTGITIPVKKPKPKLPMTWSCTVCQVLVNIEKVVQKHCAGRMHQSNIATLESRIKAISGQKAKKGAKPSTGTDEIKTSSIRWSCSTCQANGLCQSDLEEHLKGTEHQHNIVASCKEGSNNDMVKNIAPDEAKLHKSNVPQHAEKAHSVGCSTCQVICGRESDLQIHLKGKRHLNKIRAVLEESKNVAALCQEGSNNDVAKNIAPHEAKSHESNVSQHAEKPPLVACDICQVICGRESDLEIHLKGKRHLNKIRVLLEESKNVAALCQEGSNNDVAKNIAPHEAKSHESNVSQHAEKPPLVACDICQVICGRESDLEIHLKGKRHLNKIRVLLEESKNITMDPEAHKTDLNQDSAPQHMEKTNCELDLESHLRDERLQLNIQALGEKTKQEKSNPQEIAKGRIPSSEWDCATCQAKCNSKAQFEHHCTNRRDQRKINVILGEDDIAKVSSLHIEVPCKEGSNNDMVKNIVSREAKAHQSNVPEHAEKPPSVWSCSTYQGICNCESDLDIHLMSKRIQDIVKECRNIAMNSESQNTKVNPTSVPQHVEETNCQLNWEGHPDLRDERLQPMNDRALRETINQDKNNPAEIAKDQIPSSEWDCAMCEVKCNSKAHFEHHCTGIKHQQKINMTLGEGDIAKVSSLHIKVPCKEGSNNDMIKNIVSQEATSNQSNVPEHAGKPPLVGCSICQVMCGRELDLVIHLHGKKHIKKIRALLEESKNNAMNSEPQKANMNPDSVPQPVEITNCELDLESHLTEERHRLMNDWTLHEKISQDPLELVKDQIPSSEWDCAVCHAKCNSRAQFENHCLSKKHQRKTQMILSKSDIAKTGCLEALDELPSDGSNSKNELPSDGSNRENEQPSPNMEEQKASNFCGRMLEHHCIGGSPEQSSMQRNGMC